DNA sequence from the Streptomyces sp. CA-210063 genome:
TCCAGTTCCTTGAGGAAGCGGATACGGTCGGCGGTGGCGGAGTCCGGGGGGACGCCGTGCCACTGCTCGCGGTCGGGCAGTACGGTGCGGCCGACGAGGATCAGGCGCCGGGCGCCGCGGGCGACGAGCCGGCGGCACAGGAGCCGGCCGAGCGCGCCGAACGCACCGGTCACCAGGTACGCGCCGTCGGCCCGGAGCCGCAGCGGCAGCGGGCGGGACAGGCCGGTGGCCGGTGCGAGACGGCTGGAGAGGCGTCGGCCGTCGCGCAGCGCGATCTCCTGCTCCCCGTCGGCCTCGGTCACCTCCCGCAGGATGGCGCGGGCGTCCGCGGCCCGGGCCGCGGTGTCGTCACCGGAAACGGGATCGAGGTCGATGAGCGTGCCGCGGTGGTCGGGGAGTTCCTGCTGCCCCAGGACGCGGCCGATGCCCCAGGCCGTCGCGGTGAGCGGCTCCGCCGGATCTCCGGGGACGACGGCCTGAGCGCCACGGGTGACGATGTGCAGTCTGCTGTCCGGCTGGTGGACAGGCAGCGTGCGGGCGAGCGCGATCAGCGAGTAGCCGGCGAGGTCGGCGTGGTCACGGAGGTCGGCCGCCGTGTCGGTCGCGTCGATCGGCGGGAGGTCGAGGCTCCAGAGGTGGACGACGTGGTCGTAGGATGCCGGGCCGTCCGTGCGCAACTCGGCGAAGAGGCGCTCCAGGTCGGCGGCCGAGCCGGGGGTGATCGCCGACTCGTGCCGCCCGGGATCCAGACGGTAGGCCGCGCCGGGCCGCACCAGATGACAACGGCCGCCGAGGGCGGTGACCCGTGCCGCCAGCTCGTCGGCGACGCCCTGACCGTCGGCGAAGACGAGCCAGCCCTCGGCCGAGGAGCCGGATGCGTCCGCGGGATCCGGCTCGTGCGGAGTCTCGACCCAGGTGATGTCGGCCAGCCAGGAATCAACGGTGTTCAGGCTCACCGAGGTGGATGCCGCCTCGACATCGGCGGCGCGGAAGCCACGGACGCGTCCGAGCGGACTGCCGTCGTCCGCGTGGACGGCGATGTCACCGACCAGGTCACCGTCCGCGCCCGCGGTGAGCACGGCGTGTGCCCACAGCGGCTGATCCCCGACCGTGTCGAGGCGTACCTCGTCGATCGAGAGGGGCAGCCGCACACCGGTGCAGTCGACGGTCCCGGGGGCCTGCGTCCGCAGGAGCTGCGGCGTCAGCAGCGCTTGGAAGCAGGCGTCGAGCAGTACGGGATGCATGTGGTGGCGGCCGGCGTCGTCGCCGATCGGCGCGGGCGGCCGAATGCGGGCGAGTGCCTCGCCGGGACCGATCCACACCTCCTCGATGGCTTGGAACGCCGGCCCGTAGTGGTACCCGAGGGCGGCGAGTGCCGCGTAACACGCCGCTCCGTCCAGGTGACGGACGCTGTCGGTACGGAGGGAGTCGACGTCGAGCCGGGAGGTGCCTCCGCGGTTTCCGCGTTGGGCGGCATGCACGGCACCGCGGGCGTGCACGGCCCGTTCCCCGGTGTCGCCCCGGGGGACGGTGGCGATGGTGAACGAGGCGTCCTCGGCGCTGAAGGACGTCTGTACGGTCGTTGTCCCGTCGTCGGCGCCGGGCCCGGTGGGCAGGAACAGTGCCTTGCGCAACTCGATGTCCGCGAGGGTGGCGTCACCGCCGGTCAGGGACCGAACGGCCTGTGTGGCCATTTCCACATAGCCGGCTGCCGGGAAGACAGCGCTGCCCTGAATGCGGTGGTCGCCCAAGTAGGGCAGGGATTCGACGTCGAGCTTGGCTTCCCAGGTCGGTTCGACGGTGTCCAGACGGCGGCCCAGCAACGGGTGGTCCAGCCGGCCGAGGCGGACCCGCTCGACCGGTGCGGGCTCCGTCCAGTACCGGTCCCGTTTCCAGGGATAGCGGGGGAGGGGCACAGGCCGGCCGGTGGGATGGAGAACGCTCCAGTCGATGGCGGTACCGAGATTGTGCAGGGCCGCCAGGGAGAGGGTGAAACGCTCGCGCTCGTCCTCCTGGCGTCGGATCGAGGGCAGGGCCCGCCCCTCCCGCGCCCGGGCGGCGAGGCATTCGCTGATCGAGTGAGCGAGGACCGGATGCGGTCCGATTTCCAGGAAGACGCTGTGGCCGTCCTCGGCGAGACGGCCGACCGCGTCGTCGAACCGGACGCTGTCGCGGACGTTGCGCCACCAGTACGCGGCGTCCAGCTTCGAGCCTTCGGCATACCGGCCCGCCTCGTCGCCTGCCGTCGGGCACAGTGGGACCAGGGTCGGCCGGGGCTTGAGCCCGGCGAGCGACGAGAGCAGTTCCTCCTTGATGACGTCCATGCGGGCGCTGTGGTACGGCACCCGTACGGTGAGGAACTTGGCGAAGACGCCCTCGTCCCGGAGTTCGTCGGCGATCTCTCCGAGGGCCTGCTCGTCTCCGGCGAGGGTGAGCGCGGCGGGACTGTTCACGGCGGCCACCGACACACGGTCGGCGTACGGCCGTACCCGCCGCAGGGCCTCTGTCTCCGTCAGGCTCACCGCCAGCATGGTGCCGGTACCCACCAGCTTCTGCTGGAGACGGCTGCGGTGGACCGCGATCGCGGCTGCCTCCCGCAGGGTGTAGACGCCGGCCTCGTAGAAGGCCGCGATCTCCCCGGTGCTGTGCCCGACGATGGCGTCCGGCTGTACGCCGTGGCTGCGCCACAGTGCCGCGAGGCCCACCTGCACGGCGAAGTTGGCGGGCTGGGCCAGCCAGGTCTCGCTCATCCGGGAGGCGGCCTCGCCGGTGGAAAGCTCCTCCACCAGCGACCAGTCGGTGAACTCGCGGATCGCGAGGTCGCACTCCTCGACCGCCTCGCGGTAGACCGGCTCGGACTCGAACAGCTGCCGTCCCATGCCCCACCACTGCGGGCCCATACCGGTGAAGACCCAGACCAGTCGCCGGTCCGTCTCCTGCCGTTGATGGTCCAGGAGGACATGGGGGTGGGTTTCGCCCCGCAGATGGGCGTCGAGGGCTTCCTTGAGGGAGTCGGGCGAGTCGTAGACGACCGACAGCCGCGACGCGAGGTGCTGACGGCGGCGGGCCAGGGTGTAGGCCAGGTCGGGCAGGGCCGGAGCCGGACCGTGTGCCCCCGCGAGCTCGTCCCGGATGTTCCCGGCGACCTCGGTGAGGAGACCGGGGTCACGTGCGGTGAGCGGCAGGATCGTAGGGCCGGAGCGCGCAGGGCGTTGCCTCGGCAGGACAGGTGACTCCCGTGCCGGTGCGGCTTCGAGCAGCACATGCGCGTTCGTGCCGCCGAAGCCGAAGGAGTTGACGCCTGCGCGCGCCGGGCCGTCGTGATCGGGCCAGGCGGTGGCGCGGGCAGGGATCTCGTACGGCAGCGACGCCAGGTCGATCGCCGGGTTGAGCTCGTCGAGGTTGATGTGCGGCGGGACGGTGCGGTGTTCCAGGCACAGCGCGGTCTTGATCAGCCCGGCGATGCCGGCGGCGGATTCGCAGTGGCCGATGTTGGTCTTGACCGACCCCACGTAGCACTGGGCGCCGGGTGTGCGACCGATGGACAGCGCGCGGCCGAGCGCACCCGCTTCGATGGGGTCGCCCACCGGGGTGGAGGTGCCGTGGGCCTCGACGTACTGGAGACTGCCAGGGGTGATGCCGGCTTCGGCGCAGACCCGCTTGATGAGGGCGACCTGCGCCTCGGCGCTGGGGACGGTGATGCCGTCGGTACGACCGTCCTGGTTGACGCCGCTGCCGATGATCACGGCGTGCACGGGGTCGCCGTCGCGCAGGGCGTCGTCCAGGCGCTTGAGAACGACCACGCCGACGCCCTCCGCGCGGACGTAGCCGTTGGCCGAGGCATCGAAGGTGCGAGACCGGCCGTCGGGCGAGAGGAAGCCGCCCTTGGTCTCGGCGATGGTGTACTGGGGGGCACTGTGCAGCAGCACCCCGCCGGCCAGCGCCAGCCTGCTCTCACCGCGGCTCAGGCTCTGGCACGCCAGGTGCACGGCCACCAGGGAGGAACTGCACGCGGTGTCGAGGGAGACGCTGGGGCCGCGGAAGTCGAAGCAGTACGAGATGCGGTTCGACACCATCGTCATCATCGTGCCGGTGGCGGTGTGGGTGGTGAGCGTCTCGAAACCGAGATCGGCGAACTGGAGGATCTTGTAGTCGAGGGTGAACGCGCCGACGAAGACCCCGACGTCCTGGCCCGCCAGCTCCACGGGTCTCTGCCCGCCGTCCTCCAGCGCCTCCCAGGCCACCTCCAGGAGTTTGCGCTGCTGCGGGTCCATGTGCGCGGCTTCACGCGGGCTGATGCCGAAGAAGGCCGGGTCGAATTCGTCGAAACCGTCGATGTATCCGCCGCGCCCGCCGACCAGCCGGCCGGGCTTGGCCTTGTCCCGGCTGGCGAGTGTGGTGACGTCCCACCGGTCGGACGGTGTCGGGACGATGCAGTCCTTGCCGTGTAAGAGATTTCGCCAGAAGGCCCGGTAGTCGGACGCTCCGCCGGGCAGCCGACACCCTATTCCGATGATGGCGATTTTCTCGCACGGGGAGGAGCTTTGTGACGCGGCATTGTGTGATTTCGGCATGGGTGATTCCTTGGAGGATGTCGAGTACCAGGATGTCGAGTACCAGGAAGTCGTCGTCAATTGAGAAAACGGGCGGACGCCGCGCAACAACGTCAGATCTGGGCGTGGCCGGGGCACTCTTTGTGAACGGCGCTGACCTGGTCCGATACGACGAGTGTGTGCTGGTGGCGCAGGCGCGCACTGGCATGAGTTCGTCCGATTCGGATTTCCGTGCGAGAACAGTACTGTCGCGGTCGCAATGGCGAAAAGGAAGGCCGGGCGGGGAGGGCCGCATGCGACTCGATGGACATCGTAATCGGGTGGGGTGGCCTCCATTCTGTTGACGTAGTTTCTGGTCGAAGAATTCCCTCTGTGGTGACGGGTAATCACTCGCGAAGTAAGTAGGAAAGTGAAATGATCGAAGGAACCTAAAAGTGTCGGCGCGTCCGGGAGCGCTGCCGCCCGGCCGTCTTGGCCCACGGTCCCTCGTCGAAGGCGCGGCGGGCGGCGGCGAGGGCCCGGTTCACGTCCTCGGCGGTGCCCCGGGCCACATCGGTGATCTTCTCGCCGGTGGCCGGGTCGTGGGTGGCGAAGACGGCGCTCGTGGCCGCCTCCCCCCACTCCCCGTCGATGAGCAGCTTCATGGGGCAAGGGGGCCGTAGAACAGGTCAGGTGTGGCCAGGTCAGGTCAGGTCACAGGACTGGTCGACGAAGTCGCCGGCCGGGTAGCGCTCGTCCGGGTCGTACGCCGTCACCCACAGGTGCTTGGTGGCGAAGGCGGCGCGGTCACGGATGGCGGAGGCGGCGTCGGCGAGCAGGACCGGCCGGCCCTCGGGGTGCAGGGCGTAACCCACGGGACGCCCAAGGCGGTTGACCTTCTCCGGCCCTCACCTGGTTCACCGCACCAGGAACAGATGCCCCCTACGGGATTCCCATCACGGCGCTCGGCCCGCCGGACGCGGGCAGGCGGATACCGATGCGAGACTTCACCGGCCCCATCCCCGCCGTCCGCCGGCCCGCCCCGTGGTTCGACGCCACGTCCAGCCGGCCCTGCTCTGGACGCCCCACGACCGGCGGGAGAACTGGCTACGGGCCGGCCAGGCCCTGGCAGTACGTCCTCCTCACGGCGACCGCCCACGGGCTGCGCACGTCACTCCTGCACCAGGCCATGGAATGGCCCGATCTGCGGGCTGCGATGGCCCTTCCGCGCCACAAGCGGTGCCATCCGCACGTGCTGATCCGATTCGGCTACGGCCCGGACGGCCACCGTACGCCGCGCGCGTCCGCGAACCCCGCCGCCGGTGCCGTCACGGAGCCGGAGCCGGAGCCGGAGCCGGAGCCGAGGATCTCCCGCAGGGGCGCCGGGCGGACGGGCTGACTCCGCGCCAT
Encoded proteins:
- a CDS encoding aldehyde dehydrogenase family protein produces the protein MKLLIDGEWGEAATSAVFATHDPATGEKITDVARGTAEDVNRALAAARRAFDEGPWAKTAGRQRSRTRRHF